Proteins co-encoded in one Seriola aureovittata isolate HTS-2021-v1 ecotype China chromosome 1, ASM2101889v1, whole genome shotgun sequence genomic window:
- the LOC130170273 gene encoding high choriolytic enzyme 1-like, whose protein sequence is MTPSASLLLLVLLGLSKAQPLQEEGSAEEVPDTMDITTRILTSNNATNEILLEGDLLAPRTRNAMTCWSQSCLWRKASNGLVMIPFTMSREFTSWEKQKIDVAMKSYQSRTCIRFVPRQNEYDYISVENRAGCFSALGREGGRQVLSLNRQGCLYHGIIQHEINHALGFQHEQTRSDRDQYVRINWENIDPRMAYNFHKQPTNNLNTPYDYSSIMHYGRTAFSIQYGRDSITPIPNPNVQIGQRQGMSRGDILRINRLYSC, encoded by the coding sequence ATGACTCCCTCtgccagcctgctgctgctggtcctgCTCGGCCTCTCTAAGGCTCAGCCTCTCCAGGAGGAAGGAAGCGCAGAAGAAGTCCCAGACACCATGGACATCACCACCAGGATTCTGACTTCTAACAACGCCACCAATGagatcctgctggaaggagacCTGCTGGCTCCCAGAACCAGAAACGCCATGACGTGCTGGTCCCAGAGTTGCCTGTGGAGGAAAGCCTCCAACGGCTTGGTGATGATCCCCTTCACCATGAGCCGTGAGTTCACCAGCTGGGAGAAGCAGAAGATCGACGTGGCCATGAAGTCCTACCAAAGCAGGACCTGCATCCGCTTCGTCCCCCGTCAGAACGAGTACGACTACATCAGCGTCGAGAACAGAGCCGGATGTTTCTCGGCTCTtggcagagagggaggcagacaggTGCTCTCTCTCAACAGGCAGGGCTGCCTCTACCACGGCATCATCCAGCACGAGATCAACCACGCTCTGGGCTTCCAGCACGAGCAGACCAGGAGTGACCGCGACCAATACGTCAGGATCAACTGGGAGAACATCGATCCACGAATGGCCTACAACTTCCACAAGCAGCCCACCAACAACCTGAACACTCCCTACGACTACTCCTCCATCATGCACTATGGAAGAACAGCCTTCTCCATCCAGTACGGGAGGGACTCCATCACCCCCATCCCCAACCCCAACGTCCAGATCGGCCAGAGGCAGGGCATGTCCCGCGGGGACATCTTGAGAATCAACCGGCTCTACAGCTGCTAA